The region TACCGTGGTACCCTCGCCCAGTTGGCTGTCGATCTCTACCTGGCCGTGCAGCACCTCCACCAATTTTTTTACGATGTAGAGTCCCAGACCGTCGCTGCGTTCTTTTTTATCGCCCTGAAAGTAGGGATCGAACACGTAAGGCAGGTGGTCGGCCCGAATGCCCGGTCCGTTGTCGGCAATGGTTAAGACCAGCGCGTCGCCTTTCTGTGCGATGGTAACCCGGATGCGCTTGTTTTCCTGCGCGGCTTTAAAGAAGGAGATGGCGTTCTCGACCGTGTGGTTCAGGATGATCTCCAGGGGCGGCGGGTAAAAAATGAGCGGTTCGGCAGCAGTGACCGTGAACTCCAGTTGCACTGCCCGCTGTTCCAGCTCCTTTCCGAAATGTTGCCGCAAGGTCTGTTCCACCCGCTCGAAGTGGATAAACTCCATGTGATGCAACAGCATGTCGAGGCTACTCAGAATGTTCAGTTTGTTCAGCATGCCGTCCATGCCGTAAACCACGTCTTTGCACTTCTGGAGCAACTCAGCATGCCCCGGCGTGGTGAGCGTATCCGAAATCAGCCGGAACAGACCCAGCAGCGAAGTCAGCGGGCTGCGGAAGTTGTGAGAAAGCCGGTAAAAGAGCGTATTCAACTCGTTGTTCGACTGTTCCAGGGCCTGCGTGCGGCGCTGTACGATGCTTTCCAGGCGTTGCCGAAGCATGATCTCACTCACCTTGTTCAGTAAGAACTGGCCGATCAATTGAAAAAAGCGGTAGTCGGCCCGGCGGTAAGGCAGAGGCTCCTTTGTCCCGATGGTCAGCAAAAGGCGTTGGTTGGGCCGGGCAATGACGGGAAAAGCACACATGTTGGCGACCGGATGGCGCGACAAAATGGACGGCAGCGGAATGGAAAGCGCGTGCATCTCGCTCTGCGTCATCAGTACCGGAATGCCCATCTCCAGCACCTGCCGCTCGAACGAAAGAGGCTCGGAGACATCTTTCACCACGTATCCTTTCGCCAGATCCGTCTCGATCAGTACCGTCTGATTTTCGCATAAAATCAGGAAACGGCTGACACTTACGTTGACGATGTATTTCAGGTGATCGGCCAGGGCCTGGGCCACCACCTCCAGGCGGTCGGCTTCGCTGAGCCGGGACGAGAGGTTGGCAAACGATTCATAGCGTAGACGTTGAGAGGTTTCGTAACTGGGGTGGTCAAGCATGTTATCGGGAGGACAAGAGCTCGTCGTCGATGGGGATCCCTG is a window of Catalinimonas alkaloidigena DNA encoding:
- a CDS encoding sensor histidine kinase translates to MLDHPSYETSQRLRYESFANLSSRLSEADRLEVVAQALADHLKYIVNVSVSRFLILCENQTVLIETDLAKGYVVKDVSEPLSFERQVLEMGIPVLMTQSEMHALSIPLPSILSRHPVANMCAFPVIARPNQRLLLTIGTKEPLPYRRADYRFFQLIGQFLLNKVSEIMLRQRLESIVQRRTQALEQSNNELNTLFYRLSHNFRSPLTSLLGLFRLISDTLTTPGHAELLQKCKDVVYGMDGMLNKLNILSSLDMLLHHMEFIHFERVEQTLRQHFGKELEQRAVQLEFTVTAAEPLIFYPPPLEIILNHTVENAISFFKAAQENKRIRVTIAQKGDALVLTIADNGPGIRADHLPYVFDPYFQGDKKERSDGLGLYIVKKLVEVLHGQVEIDSQLGEGTTVEVSLPLPSGHAGLA